GCCTTGCCGCCCCTCTTCTCCACTGGACTGTCAATGCAATTAAAGTCCCCTGCTACCAACACCGGGTGCCCCAGCTGTATGAGGCTTGTGGCCTCCTCCCACAACACTCTCCTCTCCCTATAATCCGTACTTGCATATACTGCAAGTAAAACCCATGGGGGAGCATTACCCTCTGATATCACTATATTCACCTGCTGCCTGCACTGGTGGAAAACATCAATGTTGCACAACCCCATCCTCCACAACACAATAATCCCTCCGGATAGCCCCTGCGCCTCCACTACATAAGTACCCCAAGATCTCGGGATAACATGCCTGACCCGCTCCAAGCTACCTCCCGACAATCTTGTCTCAAATAAGATACAAATCTCTGGATCATGAAGGCTAACCAATCTCTGGAAAGCCGGTTTGAAGGACGGCTTCCccgcccccctacaattccacAAAAGGACCTTCATAAAAACGGCTGAACAGTGCTTGGTGGAGTCTCAGATGCCTGTGACCCATCCACCACCCGTGACCCCTTCTCCTCTGTGGACGACCCATCCACCACCTTCTTTAACAAAGCCTCCCTCATTTGTTTGGTAATCACTGCAAGAGCCGAGCCGTCAGCGGTGCCTCCTCCCCCATCATCCCGACTGACCGAATTCATCTGCACACCATCGGCCGGCAAGCATCCGGGATCTCCCGTATCCATGATCTCCCCTTCTTCAGAACAGGTCGAACTGTCCATTGGAGCCTCCGCCGGGGtctcgccgccggccgccgatgTAGAGGCCGAAGTTGAGTTCCCCGGCCGAGCCACCGCCTTGACGTCGCGGCCCCCCTTCACCGTACCACCGGACACGGCAACGAAGGGCTTCCCATCAGTTGGCCGGACTCCTCCCACGACCGCCGGCGACAAACTCCGGCTGCGGAATCTCCGCCGGTCAGCTCCCTGGCCTGCCATCGCCGGCCGCGGCACGTTTGGCACGTAAGGGAACCGTGCCAGCCGGGCCGTGCCAGTCGGCTTCTTGGTTGGGCTACGAGCCCGTTTCAGCAAAACAGGCCCCGCCTCGGCCCGATGAATGGCCCGAACCACGTCCAGTGGGCCTGCAGGTTTGTTCGGCCCGCGAACCTGACTTGGGCCTGGGTCTTGGGGTCTGGTTGGCGATTTCGGCACTCGGTCCTGGTGCCGAGTCAACTCAGCCGCCACACCGGATTCCGGTTGCCCCGACCCCTTCCCCGGCGACCCTCGCCGGGCGACCTTCTTTGGCTTGCGCCACCCCTCAGTGTCCGGCGATGAGTCAGCCAGATCAACCTCAGCCGTCTCCGGGGTCGGCTTCACCAAACTTGCTCGCCGAGCCGTCTCGGCCGCCTCCGTCGTCTTCTTCACTCCAGCCGGAGCACCAGTGTTCCTCTAGTACCTCTGCCGGGGCACCGTCATCTACGGGCCAAAGGTCATCCGATCCTTCGTTACCTGCGGGGGTGCTTCCGATCCACTAGCAGGCTCGCCCTGCCCCTCCGTCTCCGTGCCTTTGACCTCCGACTCCGTCCCCAAATGCATTCCCGAGGCCTGGTAGCAACATTCACCGGCATGGTGGTCCAAACGGTCGCATCAATAGCAAAGCCCCGGCAGATCTTCATAGGCGAAGGTCTGCCAGAACCTCGCCTGCGCGCCCTGGACAATGGTCCCCGGGACCAGTGGTTGCCGGACGTTGATTTCAACTTTAACCCTAGCATACCCGATGCGCCGCCTCTCATGGAAAAATCGGTCGAGCTCCAGGGGGTTCCCCACCTCCGCCACAAGCACCCTGATGGCCTCCATGTCCCAGTACTCAACAGGGAGCCCGGGCAGCCGGACCCAGACCACCGTTCAATTCACCGAATGGGTGCCCGGAATGAAATCGGGTACCCATTTTTTCATTGCCAATAActgccccgccaccacccacggCCCGGCAGCGAGCGCCGCCGCCCGGTCGTCGCTAGATGCAAATCGGATAGTGACGAAGCCCTCCATCATAGGTAGAACCTCAACATCATTCTTCAACTTTCCCCTGCTTCTGAGCTCCCGTGCCACCAGCTCCGGGGAGACTCTCCGTCCCAGGCTTTTAGCAATCACCGCCGTTTCCCTCCAGTGGTTCCTGGCTGCCGTTACCCGCTCCTCCGGGACCACCGCCACCCGAGGGAACCTCCGTTGCAGATCCTCCAGTTCATCCGCAGTGAGACGATGACTGGGTTCCTCCGGCCGACGCACCGCCCCTCCCGCCACCTCCGACCACAACGGCGTGGTCTTTGCCTGCCCAGGAGCAGTGTATGAGGGTCGGGGCCTACCCCGGTCGCGTGGCACCGCCGTGCTCGGGGCCACCATGTTTTCTTTCCTATGATTCCGAGTGAAAACCGCCTCAATCAATATTCGAAGCCATATAAAAGACAAAGAACAAAAGAATCACCCAATCACATGGGACACCCCCCAATGACCAACCAACAGACCCGATAAGATTCCTGCGCTGGATGTCCAGAAGGGCCTTTCCCCCTGGAGGAGGAACATTTACtgcataaaggaaaaaaaaaaaaaggcttcttCCGGTTTGGATCAGATTCCATACATCCGACCTGTGCTCGAGATTTATAACACCGAGCACATCCCAACGTTGTCGATGCATTGCCTAATTCAGTGTCCATGGAGAACCTCCCATTACAGCATTTAATCAACAAAATACCAGCATCCACCTCAACTGACACCATTCCAAGCAATTAGCTGAATGTTTCGCATCAAGAGAaccaagggaaaaagaagaggctTTCATTCAGTTGATTTAAGGTAATAAGGACACGAATTTATGGGCGGGCAAATAACAAGAGGTCTATCTCGGCAACCGGCAGAGCATTACGAAAGAAAGAAGCTACGGACTCCAGTTCAGATAATTCGACTTCTAAAAAGAGATTACTGGGGATTGGGTGGCCTGCTGTTGGCCGCTGAAACCCTTGACCCCCACTCAAGGAGCTCCTTGCTCGTATCATCCTTGTGCACGATGACTTCAATGAAACAGAAGCAGTCTTTCTTTGGCCCCATTGCTGTATCAATCGCCTCCTTGAGCTCCTCTTCACAGCGAACCTTTGAAGTCCAGCATTTGCCCTCGCCATTGTGGATCGCGTCCATGAAGGCAGTGTAGTTCCAGTTCTTGATGACATTGTAAGGGCCATCATGGATTTCCACCTCAATGGTATAACCCCCATTGTTAACGAGGAAGATGATGCTGTTCTGCCCACAACGCAGCATCGTCGACACGTCCTGCGCCGTCACCTGAATTTTGCACCAGAGATAAGAATTATTACAATTCTAGAGTTCGATCATCATATCGGAGTTCCATCATCTCACATTCAATTACAAGACAATACCTGAAAGCTCCCATCACCAATGCAGGCGATAACACGCTTCCCCCTTGCAGCCTGGGCATACCCCAGAGTGGCCCCCACCGACCAACCAATGGATCCATACTGCATTTGGAACTCATATCTACGAGGCAACAAGCAATCTTTCATTATTTGCAACATGACAAAAGATAGGTTGGAAAATGGCATCGCTTGGAAGTTTGAAGTGATTTATGAATGGAGGAGCTTACCCACAGCCCTCTGGCAATTTGAGCTTCTGGCAATTAAACCATGAGTCCCCGGTCTCGGCGATCACGGCGGTATTGCCCGACAGCATCTTCTGGATGTGCTTGAAGAGAATATTCACCCTCAAAGGCTCCTTGGGCTTGCATTCTGGAGGCTGCCCATCGGGCACAAAGATCCGGCGGTAGTTCTCGTAAGCAGTAGTATTCCTCTTGAGCCGCTCGCCGAGTGCTCGAAGAAAGTCCTTCATCAGAATGCATCCGAAGGTCGGGCCGTTGGCGATCACCACCCGCTCGGGCTGCACGATGATGGCCTTCTCCTTCTTAATTAGGAGCGAATACCCGACGGAACTGTAGTCGTTGAAGATGGGGCCCGCGAAGAGGTAGGCGTCCGCGGACTCCACAATCTCGGCGCAGAAGGCGGTGCTGACGGCGCCCCAGTAGGTGCCGATGAAGCTCGGGTGGTGCTCCGGTACGAGGCCCTTGGCCGAGGGCATCACGGCCACTGGGTACCCACAAGCATCGGCCAGCTCCACGAAGGCCTGGCCGGCCTTAGCCACCCGGATTTTGGGGCCGCCCACCAAGACCGGCTTCACGGCCTTGTTCAAGAACTCCGCCGTCGCCTCCACCGCCGCCTCCAGACCCATCTGGTTGCTCAATCTGATGGTTCCACCGACCAAAAAtccatcaataaaaaaaaaaactcaaaaaatccAATCCTCGAACGATTTAGGATCAGGAatacaaatttaaaaaaaaaaagaggagaaaccAGGGGAGATGCTCACTTGGGGGAGAGGAAAAAGGGGACGGGCTCTCGGCTGAAGGTGGGGTGAGGGATGGCGGGGAGATTGCAGCTAATGCTGATGTAGACTGGCTTGCTCTCCTTGAGAGCAGTGGAGATGGCGGTGTCGATGAGCTCGTGGGCGTCCTCGAGGTTATTCACCACCGACTGTGATACAGATCCGAAGAATCAGAGAGGACTCAAATCGGCGAAGGGGATCGAAACGAGAAACCTATTGCTGGTACCTGGAAGCAGGTGACGGTCTGGAAGCAGCGGAGCTCCTGGGTGAAGTCGGAGAGGCCGATGGTGTGGTGGAGGATCCGGTTGGTGCCGTAGTCGTTGGAGTTGGGGCCGCCGACGATGCAGATGACCGGGAGATTCTCGCTGTAGGCGCCGGCGATAGCGTTGAGGACGCTGAGGCCGCCGACGGTGAAGGTAACGACGCAGGCGCCGACGCCGCGGGCACGGGCATAGCCGTCGGCGGCGTAGCCGGCGTTGAGCTCGTTGCAGCACCCGACGAGGCGGAGGCCGGGCTCGGCGAGGAGGTGGTCGAGGAGGGTGAGATTGAAGTCGCCGGGTACGGAGAAGACGTCGTTGACGCCGACCTGGACAAGGCGGCGGGCCAGGTGGCGGCCGAGGGTGGCCTCCCCCAGCCCGGAGGCTGGGGCCACCGGTATGATCGGATGGCAAGGTTTGGCCGGCGGTAAACCGACCAAGCCGTTGGCCGTCGCCTCCGCCGCCACGTCCACCGATCCAACCTTGGTGTCCATAATGAAGCACTACTACTATTGGGAAAGAAACAGAGAGCTCAGGAAGTTGCGGTCCGCTTTGACGTGCGTTGTTTTGGGGGGCGGACGGGCTCTATTTATTAGAGGGAGGggaaattatttaattaattaatcccGTAGTAATGAGGGTGAAAACCCAGGGGCGGCATTGCGAGGAAAACCACCGGGCTGTTTTTGACAAACGCGTTCACGGGGGGCCGGGATGCTGTGGGTCTCGATCGTGGATCGCGACCGCACCGAGGTATCATGACCGTCCAATCGGTGTTCTCTTGGTCAGCATGCGGCATGTGATGGGGTTGGTAAGCCAGACCAGAGTGGCGGTTTGGCAAAAACAGTTGCGGCGTTTGTTTGATAATCGTGGGTGTAATAATACCAGTGGCTTTCTCTGGTTTTGGCGTGTAGAGTCTTCCAGGAAGCCAAGGGTCGAACAAAACGAATATTTACCAACCCAAAAAGCAAAACGAATGTTCCCGAATACCGTGGTTTAAGTAGCTATCATACATGGGAGGGacataaaagtttttttttggtatacaaAGGAGAAAAGTCTCAAGAAAAAACTGAACTTCTGCTAACTATCTATTGCATCGGCTATAAACAAATATGGCCCAAAAGTCAGTGGAATGGGAGGTTGGCATCTATCATGAGATCTTGGTCCAGTACTTGTCCAGCGATCCAGTCGGCGGGCCTGGAAGCCTGTTAGGCTGTTATAGCCCGTTGCCGTGAATTTATTTGAAAAGTAAACAATAGCTAGCCATTGAAgcgcggaaaaaaaaaaaagcgggtAACGGTAGACagtaatagaaaataatattgcggcggcggtggcggaggGAGACAGGAATAGGAGAAAGGCAAACtagattttgttttctttatagTTCTAGAAAAT
The Phoenix dactylifera cultivar Barhee BC4 chromosome 3, palm_55x_up_171113_PBpolish2nd_filt_p, whole genome shotgun sequence DNA segment above includes these coding regions:
- the LOC103695777 gene encoding pyruvate decarboxylase 1 gives rise to the protein MDTKVGSVDVAAEATANGLVGLPPAKPCHPIIPVAPASGLGEATLGRHLARRLVQVGVNDVFSVPGDFNLTLLDHLLAEPGLRLVGCCNELNAGYAADGYARARGVGACVVTFTVGGLSVLNAIAGAYSENLPVICIVGGPNSNDYGTNRILHHTIGLSDFTQELRCFQTVTCFQSVVNNLEDAHELIDTAISTALKESKPVYISISCNLPAIPHPTFSREPVPFFLSPKLSNQMGLEAAVEATAEFLNKAVKPVLVGGPKIRVAKAGQAFVELADACGYPVAVMPSAKGLVPEHHPSFIGTYWGAVSTAFCAEIVESADAYLFAGPIFNDYSSVGYSLLIKKEKAIIVQPERVVIANGPTFGCILMKDFLRALGERLKRNTTAYENYRRIFVPDGQPPECKPKEPLRVNILFKHIQKMLSGNTAVIAETGDSWFNCQKLKLPEGCGYEFQMQYGSIGWSVGATLGYAQAARGKRVIACIGDGSFQVTAQDVSTMLRCGQNSIIFLVNNGGYTIEVEIHDGPYNVIKNWNYTAFMDAIHNGEGKCWTSKVRCEEELKEAIDTAMGPKKDCFCFIEVIVHKDDTSKELLEWGSRVSAANSRPPNPQ